A section of the Rhizobium sp. SSA_523 genome encodes:
- a CDS encoding sensor histidine kinase: MPALVDLGASVIIQNSDHDYLFVTNLPPAWSAGLGDAPSDQSLFGSEIAQKLADLKRGLTESGQKGHAEFSISPDEVYEFRVQGVELTGRGLYLVTTIVDRSEERHRERLLRALLREVSHRSKNLLAIIQSIALQTARYSVTLDMFLNKFRGRLYSLSQSQDLITDSSWRGAYFFELVRQQTEKYLPDNAHLVRISGDDVLLTPNASLHLGLALHELIVNAVSHGSLVKSGRAIGVSCHKVQINGHDSLEVRWDEGLGNPHSRHDGFSLDDTLKANFGSTVLERVVPASVNGKARYQITQDRISYSLVFPIDHAAE, from the coding sequence ATGCCAGCTCTCGTTGATCTCGGCGCAAGCGTCATTATTCAAAACAGCGATCACGACTATCTGTTCGTGACCAACCTGCCGCCAGCCTGGTCGGCGGGTCTCGGCGACGCACCCAGCGATCAATCCCTCTTCGGCAGCGAGATTGCCCAGAAGCTCGCGGACCTGAAGCGCGGACTTACCGAAAGCGGCCAGAAAGGCCATGCCGAATTCAGCATCAGTCCTGACGAAGTCTATGAATTTCGCGTCCAGGGCGTCGAGCTGACGGGGCGGGGCCTTTATCTGGTGACGACAATCGTCGACCGGTCGGAGGAACGTCACCGGGAGAGGCTGCTGCGGGCGCTGCTGCGCGAAGTGAGCCACCGCTCGAAAAACCTCCTGGCGATCATCCAGAGCATTGCCCTGCAGACGGCGCGCTATTCGGTCACGCTGGACATGTTCCTGAACAAGTTCCGCGGTCGCCTCTACTCGCTCTCGCAATCCCAGGACCTGATTACCGATTCCAGTTGGCGCGGCGCCTACTTCTTCGAGCTCGTGCGACAGCAGACCGAGAAGTACCTCCCCGACAATGCGCATCTTGTGCGCATCAGCGGGGATGATGTTCTGCTCACCCCCAATGCGTCGCTGCATCTCGGGCTCGCCCTGCATGAGCTGATCGTCAATGCCGTCAGCCATGGCTCGCTGGTGAAGAGCGGTCGCGCCATCGGCGTCAGCTGTCACAAGGTGCAGATCAACGGGCATGACTCTCTGGAAGTGCGCTGGGACGAAGGCCTCGGCAATCCGCATTCGCGGCATGACGGCTTTAGCCTGGATGATACGCTGAAGGCCAATTTCGGCAGCACGGTGCTGGAACGCGTTGTTCCGGCCTCGGTCAATGGCAAGGCGCGCTATCAGATCACCCAGGACCGCATCAGCTACAGCCTGGTCTTCCCCATCGATCACGCGGCGGAATAG
- a CDS encoding response regulator, giving the protein MSLTSRVASHLPYLRRYARAVTGSQTSGDAYVAAVLEALIADISIFPETSKDRVSLYKLFVAIFGSTAIEVRPIESPFAWEQRAVANLANLPSQARHAFLLVSVEGFTLEETAEILDGDVEDVTRLLDEASREISRQVATDIMIIEDEPLIALDIEQMVQDLGHRVTGIARTHKEAVNLFHGSNPKMVLADIQLADGSSGIDAVNEILKTSNVPVIFITAFPERLLTGERPEPAFLVTKPFNPDMVKALISQALFFNEAVKAAA; this is encoded by the coding sequence ATGTCACTTACCTCACGCGTTGCGTCCCACCTTCCATATCTGCGCCGCTACGCCCGCGCCGTTACCGGCTCGCAGACCTCGGGAGACGCATATGTCGCTGCGGTCTTGGAAGCCTTGATTGCGGATATTTCCATTTTCCCGGAAACCTCCAAAGACCGCGTCTCGCTCTACAAACTCTTTGTCGCGATTTTCGGTTCCACGGCGATTGAAGTTCGCCCGATCGAATCACCTTTCGCATGGGAACAGCGCGCGGTGGCGAATCTCGCCAACCTGCCGTCCCAGGCGCGTCACGCCTTCCTGCTGGTGTCGGTAGAAGGTTTCACGCTCGAGGAAACGGCTGAAATTCTTGATGGCGACGTCGAAGACGTCACGCGTCTGCTCGATGAGGCGTCGCGCGAGATTTCCCGCCAGGTCGCAACCGATATCATGATCATCGAAGACGAGCCGCTTATCGCGCTCGATATCGAGCAGATGGTGCAGGATCTGGGTCATCGGGTGACCGGCATCGCACGCACGCATAAGGAAGCGGTCAACCTCTTCCACGGGTCGAATCCGAAAATGGTGCTTGCCGATATCCAGCTCGCCGATGGCAGCTCCGGGATCGACGCCGTCAACGAGATCCTCAAGACCTCCAACGTGCCGGTCATCTTCATCACCGCTTTCCCGGAACGGCTGCTGACGGGCGAACGCCCCGAGCCGGCCTTCCTGGTCACCAAGCCGTTCAATCCGGATATGGTCAAGGCGCTGATCAGCCAGGCACTCTTCTTCAACGAAGCGGTCAAAGCGGCGGCCTGA
- a CDS encoding NepR family anti-sigma factor codes for MTTAQANISRPGGALPNASISRKLREFYDAVQEEGIPDRFLDLLERLEEAEKNSKSVNAK; via the coding sequence ATGACCACAGCACAAGCAAATATCAGTCGGCCGGGCGGAGCGCTGCCGAATGCGTCGATCTCGCGCAAGCTGCGGGAATTCTACGATGCAGTGCAGGAAGAGGGTATTCCCGACCGCTTTCTCGATCTTCTCGAACGCCTGGAAGAAGCTGAGAAGAATTCGAAGTCGGTGAACGCGAAATGA
- a CDS encoding RNA polymerase sigma factor produces the protein MSTKEDEVNRAFKRDLLASLPNLRAFAVSLTGRHDKADDLVQDTIMKAWANQTSFTAGTNMRAWLFTILRNEFYSQMRKRGREVQDSDGLFSERFSVHPEQYGRLDLQDFRKALDLLPDDQREAIILVGAAGFAYEEAASICGCAVGTIKSRVSRARTRLQEMLGVAGESDYGPDPGDAAITARAFGS, from the coding sequence ATGAGCACCAAGGAAGATGAGGTCAATCGCGCTTTCAAGCGTGATCTTTTGGCATCCCTGCCGAACCTGCGCGCTTTTGCGGTTTCCTTGACTGGCCGGCATGACAAGGCGGATGATCTTGTCCAGGACACGATCATGAAGGCTTGGGCCAACCAGACAAGCTTTACCGCTGGCACCAATATGCGTGCCTGGCTCTTCACGATCCTGCGCAACGAATTCTACAGCCAGATGCGCAAGCGCGGCCGTGAGGTGCAAGACAGCGACGGCCTGTTCAGCGAGCGTTTCTCTGTTCATCCCGAACAATATGGACGCCTCGATCTGCAGGACTTTCGCAAGGCACTGGATCTGTTGCCGGACGACCAGCGTGAGGCCATCATCCTGGTGGGTGCGGCGGGTTTCGCCTATGAAGAGGCTGCCTCGATCTGCGGCTGCGCCGTCGGAACGATCAAGAGCCGCGTCTCGCGCGCCCGTACCCGCCTGCAGGAAATGCTCGGCGTGGCCGGCGAAAGCGATTACGGTCCAGATCCCGGAGATGCGGCGATTACCGCCCGTGCATTCGGAAGCTGA
- a CDS encoding Crp/Fnr family transcriptional regulator, translating to MASSKTTTPTRIPCELCPLRRRPHFRDFEPEELAFVSSFKYGETSVDPGATVISEGEQHPQLYTALAGWSFRYKILEDGRRQILNYILPGDLVGLQGNLMGEMQHSVEALTRVTLCVFERERLGTLFRNHPSLAYDLTWIASREESMLDEHLLSIGRRTALERAAYLLSFLDHRAHVTGVFSEEGPAVLPLTQQHVADTLGLSLVHTNKTLRKLAESSVVRWLDRGSEVLDRKKLQDIAGWSPIEERRRPFI from the coding sequence ATGGCCTCGTCGAAAACCACCACGCCGACCCGCATTCCCTGCGAACTCTGTCCCCTGCGGCGCCGGCCGCATTTTCGTGACTTCGAACCCGAAGAACTGGCCTTCGTCAGCAGCTTCAAATACGGCGAGACATCCGTGGATCCCGGCGCCACCGTCATTTCGGAAGGCGAGCAGCATCCACAGCTCTATACCGCGCTGGCGGGCTGGAGCTTCCGCTACAAGATTCTCGAAGACGGACGTCGCCAGATCCTCAATTATATCCTGCCGGGTGACCTGGTTGGCCTGCAGGGCAATCTGATGGGGGAAATGCAGCACTCCGTGGAAGCCCTGACACGGGTCACGCTGTGCGTTTTCGAACGCGAGCGGCTGGGAACCCTGTTCCGCAACCATCCCTCGCTGGCCTACGACCTGACCTGGATCGCATCGCGCGAGGAATCCATGCTCGACGAACATCTTCTGAGCATCGGACGCCGCACGGCACTGGAACGCGCGGCCTATCTTCTCTCCTTCCTCGATCACCGGGCGCATGTGACCGGGGTCTTCAGCGAAGAAGGACCGGCCGTGCTGCCGCTGACACAGCAGCATGTCGCCGATACGCTCGGCCTGTCGCTGGTGCATACCAACAAGACCTTGCGCAAGCTGGCGGAATCCAGTGTCGTTCGATGGCTCGATCGCGGCTCGGAAGTGCTGGACCGCAAAAAGCTGCAGGACATAGCGGGCTGGTCGCCGATCGAGGAAAGGCGGCGCCCCTTCATCTGA
- a CDS encoding Dps family protein, with product MAQASAVLKPKSHDEDIDIGLEKAYRETMAESLSQILAATYRLTIKSHVYHWNVVGPLFKPLHDLTEEHYGVLFNAADIIAERIRALGHLAPASLGEAADFAPQAKDVDKFTAISMVNDLVADHEAAVKTMRKAAEAADEAGDVVTADMLTDRLTFHEKALWMLRAIIAE from the coding sequence ATGGCACAAGCCTCTGCTGTCCTGAAGCCGAAATCCCATGACGAGGATATCGATATCGGCCTTGAAAAGGCCTATCGCGAAACAATGGCGGAGAGCCTGTCGCAGATTCTCGCGGCAACCTATCGCCTGACGATCAAGAGCCACGTCTACCACTGGAATGTGGTGGGTCCCCTGTTCAAGCCGCTGCATGATTTGACGGAAGAGCATTACGGCGTCTTGTTCAACGCCGCCGACATTATCGCCGAACGCATTCGTGCCCTGGGTCATCTGGCTCCGGCCTCTCTCGGCGAAGCGGCCGATTTTGCGCCGCAAGCCAAGGATGTCGACAAGTTCACGGCGATTTCCATGGTCAATGATCTGGTTGCCGATCACGAGGCCGCGGTGAAGACCATGCGCAAGGCTGCGGAAGCCGCCGACGAGGCCGGCGATGTGGTGACGGCCGACATGCTGACCGACCGGCTGACCTTTCACGAAAAGGCGCTGTGGATGCTGCGGGCGATTATCGCCGAGTAA
- a CDS encoding YqjD family protein — protein MSMNTPNEFPRSGSQADVERQLQQLRDDISSLAKAVAAAGSTKAEDLKFKARRASSDALDASAQMMDAARAQAMSMERDLERQIRTKPLQSVAIAAGLGFLFALLSRR, from the coding sequence ATGTCGATGAACACGCCGAACGAATTCCCGCGGTCCGGTTCGCAGGCCGATGTCGAGCGGCAGCTTCAGCAGCTGCGCGACGATATTTCCTCGCTGGCCAAGGCTGTGGCGGCGGCCGGCAGCACCAAGGCGGAAGATCTGAAATTCAAGGCCCGTCGCGCCTCCAGTGACGCCCTGGATGCCTCCGCACAGATGATGGATGCGGCGCGCGCCCAGGCGATGTCGATGGAACGCGATCTCGAGCGGCAGATCCGCACCAAGCCGCTGCAGTCGGTGGCGATTGCCGCGGGTCTCGGCTTCCTCTTCGCGCTTCTTTCGCGCCGCTGA
- a CDS encoding amidase gives MHDLLTLTIRQIRTLFSQKSLSPREYWDVVEARIAAFEPHVQALYLYDLERARREADAATERWAEGRPLGLLDGIPVSLKELIATEGDPVPLGTRAVELRPAQEDAPIAARCREEGAILFAKTTCPDYGMLSSGLSSFHPLSRNPWNLSQNPGGSSAGAAAAAAAAFGPLHIGTDIGGSIRLPAGWTGIFGFKPSQGRIPVDPFYVGRCAGPMTRFVEDAALAMGPLSRPDWRDATSLAPNSFDWLDLGIEPRGLTIGLMLDAGTGLAPDEEVKDAVIAAARLFEQAGAEVVPVAPVMTRAMMDGLDRFWRARFWGEIEAMDQERQRLILPYIFDWAEGGARLTGAEAVSGFNQTIEMRKACAALFSTVDAVISPTSPVISYPAEWASPTNDPAAPFEHIAFTVPWNMSEQPAASINCGFSRSGMPIGLQIVGPRFDDLFVLRLAKAFETWSGGVMSWPEPPGD, from the coding sequence ATGCACGACTTGCTGACCCTCACGATACGGCAGATCCGGACCCTTTTCTCCCAGAAGTCGCTTTCCCCGCGGGAATATTGGGATGTGGTTGAGGCGCGGATCGCGGCCTTCGAGCCGCATGTGCAGGCGCTCTATCTCTATGATCTGGAGCGGGCACGGCGTGAGGCGGACGCGGCCACCGAACGCTGGGCCGAAGGCCGGCCGCTCGGCCTGCTGGACGGGATCCCGGTCTCGTTGAAGGAGCTTATCGCGACCGAGGGCGATCCCGTGCCGCTCGGCACCCGTGCCGTGGAGCTCCGTCCCGCACAGGAGGATGCGCCCATCGCCGCCCGTTGCCGCGAAGAGGGCGCCATCCTGTTTGCAAAGACGACCTGTCCCGATTACGGCATGCTGTCCTCGGGGCTTTCCAGCTTCCACCCGCTGAGCCGCAATCCCTGGAACCTCAGCCAGAATCCGGGCGGGTCGAGTGCGGGTGCCGCGGCGGCGGCGGCTGCGGCCTTCGGGCCCCTGCATATCGGCACCGATATTGGCGGTTCGATCCGTCTTCCCGCCGGGTGGACGGGCATTTTCGGCTTCAAGCCCAGCCAGGGGCGCATCCCGGTCGATCCCTTCTATGTCGGCCGCTGTGCCGGGCCGATGACACGTTTCGTCGAGGATGCGGCGCTTGCCATGGGACCTTTGTCGCGTCCGGACTGGCGCGATGCGACATCGCTGGCGCCGAACAGCTTCGACTGGCTGGATCTTGGCATTGAGCCGCGCGGCCTGACGATCGGCCTTATGCTCGATGCCGGAACCGGGCTCGCGCCGGACGAGGAGGTGAAGGATGCGGTCATCGCCGCCGCGCGGCTCTTCGAACAGGCGGGGGCGGAGGTCGTTCCGGTTGCGCCGGTCATGACGCGCGCCATGATGGACGGTCTGGACCGCTTCTGGCGCGCCCGCTTCTGGGGCGAGATCGAGGCGATGGACCAGGAGCGTCAGCGCCTGATCCTGCCCTATATCTTCGACTGGGCGGAGGGGGGCGCCCGCCTGACCGGCGCCGAGGCCGTCAGCGGCTTCAACCAGACGATCGAGATGCGCAAGGCCTGCGCCGCTTTGTTTTCAACGGTCGATGCCGTCATCTCGCCCACCAGTCCCGTCATCTCCTACCCGGCGGAATGGGCCTCTCCGACCAATGATCCGGCAGCCCCCTTCGAGCATATCGCCTTTACCGTGCCGTGGAACATGTCGGAGCAGCCGGCCGCCTCCATCAATTGCGGCTTCTCGCGATCCGGCATGCCGATCGGCCTGCAAATCGTCGGACCGCGTTTCGACGACCTCTTCGTGCTGCGATTGGCCAAGGCTTTCGAGACCTGGAGCGGCGGCGTGATGTCCTGGCCGGAACCGCCCGGCGATTGA
- a CDS encoding ABC transporter permease: MSFFLRRPSLSLGLVITLLLVGIALVSLVWTPVSPTRMQIAHRLKPPLAHGLLGTDPFGRDILSLLMVGAWNSLSTSVLAVFIGAFAGTLVGVVVAAIRGMTEAIVMRICDIIFAVPPILSAMLLGAFIGAGRFTAIIAIAVFMVPVFARLTLGAARQIWTRDYVTAAIGMGRNRARITLVHVLPNISNQIIVQITIQLGLAILTEAGLSFLGLGMPPPAPSWGRMLSEAQTFFGQAPWLALLPGLAIALAVMGLNMLGDGLRDLLDPRDPF, from the coding sequence ATGTCGTTCTTCCTGCGCCGCCCCTCCCTGTCGCTCGGCCTCGTGATCACGCTGCTGCTGGTCGGCATCGCACTCGTCTCGCTCGTCTGGACGCCGGTCTCGCCCACGCGGATGCAGATCGCTCACCGGTTGAAGCCGCCGCTGGCACACGGCCTGCTGGGCACCGACCCGTTCGGCCGCGATATTCTATCGCTTTTGATGGTCGGCGCCTGGAATTCGCTCTCCACCTCCGTGCTGGCGGTTTTTATCGGGGCCTTTGCCGGAACGCTCGTCGGCGTGGTCGTCGCGGCCATTCGCGGCATGACCGAGGCGATCGTGATGCGCATCTGCGACATCATCTTTGCCGTTCCACCCATTCTCTCGGCCATGCTCCTGGGGGCCTTTATCGGCGCCGGGCGCTTCACCGCCATCATTGCCATCGCCGTGTTCATGGTCCCGGTCTTTGCCCGGCTGACCCTTGGGGCCGCCCGGCAGATCTGGACGCGCGACTATGTGACGGCCGCCATCGGCATGGGCCGCAACCGCGCCAGGATCACCCTGGTGCATGTCCTGCCGAACATATCCAACCAGATCATCGTGCAGATCACCATCCAGCTCGGTCTCGCCATCCTCACCGAAGCGGGTTTGAGCTTTCTCGGGCTTGGAATGCCCCCGCCGGCGCCGAGCTGGGGACGCATGCTGTCCGAAGCCCAGACCTTTTTCGGCCAGGCGCCCTGGCTTGCCCTGCTTCCGGGCCTTGCGATCGCGCTTGCCGTGATGGGGCTCAACATGCTGGGCGACGGCCTGCGCGACCTCCTCGATCCACGGGACCCATTCTGA
- a CDS encoding ABC transporter permease produces MIALILRRFAGLLLTLLLVSAIIFTVMDLLPGDPASIILGTSASPDTLAALQRDMGLDRPLAARYLAWLGGVFRGDLGQSYTYGVPVAGLIAERLTVTVPLALMAILLSVVIALPLGVQAARHQNGGWDMVSGLFSHVSIAVPAFWVGLLLIILFSTTLGIMPSGGFPGWSAGLGAALQALLLPAVALALPQAGVLMRVTRSAVLEVMREDYVRTARSKGLSERAALWRHAMPNALIPVVTMLGLQFTFLIAGAVLVENVFTLPGLGRLAYQALAQRDVVVMQDVVLFFSALVIVMNFLVDLAYLVIDPRLRAGIS; encoded by the coding sequence ATGATTGCGCTAATTCTCCGCCGGTTTGCCGGTCTCCTTCTGACGCTTCTTCTGGTCTCCGCCATCATCTTCACGGTGATGGATCTCCTGCCGGGGGATCCGGCCTCCATCATTCTGGGCACCTCGGCCAGTCCGGATACGCTTGCGGCGCTGCAAAGAGACATGGGGCTCGACCGGCCGCTCGCCGCCCGCTATCTCGCCTGGCTTGGCGGCGTGTTTCGCGGTGATCTCGGCCAGTCCTACACCTATGGCGTTCCGGTCGCCGGGCTGATTGCCGAACGACTGACGGTCACCGTGCCGCTGGCGCTGATGGCGATCCTCCTCTCCGTCGTCATCGCCCTGCCGCTTGGCGTGCAGGCCGCCCGTCACCAGAATGGCGGCTGGGATATGGTGTCCGGCCTTTTCTCCCATGTCAGCATCGCCGTACCCGCCTTCTGGGTCGGGCTGCTCCTGATCATCCTGTTTTCCACCACGCTTGGCATCATGCCATCCGGCGGCTTTCCCGGCTGGAGTGCCGGCCTCGGCGCGGCGCTCCAGGCGCTCCTGCTCCCGGCGGTCGCACTCGCGCTGCCACAGGCGGGCGTGCTGATGCGTGTCACCCGATCGGCGGTGCTGGAAGTGATGCGGGAGGATTATGTGCGAACCGCCCGCTCCAAGGGCCTGTCGGAACGGGCCGCCCTCTGGCGGCATGCCATGCCCAATGCGCTCATTCCGGTCGTCACCATGCTCGGCCTGCAATTCACCTTCCTGATCGCCGGTGCCGTGCTGGTCGAAAACGTCTTTACTCTGCCCGGCCTTGGGCGGCTGGCCTATCAGGCGCTCGCCCAGCGCGATGTGGTGGTGATGCAGGATGTCGTGCTGTTCTTCTCCGCGCTGGTGATCGTCATGAATTTTCTGGTGGATCTCGCTTATCTCGTGATCGATCCGCGGCTCCGGGCAGGGATCAGCTGA